The nucleotide sequence AGAATGAGAGGAGAAATGCTATTAAGTAGTCACAAGGCGTTCCTGAATTTGGGAGTCTTATTTTAGCTCAGCGCTCATAATCTTGGGGAATCAAGGCCCAAGCCGTTCAGTAATTGTTACGCCGAACGATAATGCGCATGAGATTTCTTATCTCGAGACGTATTGGAGGCGCCATTGTCGTGACCTGTGGTGGGTACGGCCCGAGATTCGGGCCGTGTCTCATCCTTTAGTAACTGTTCTAGTATCTGGCCGAATCATTATGCAGCGCTTACCGTCTCGTGGCTAACAGAAGACTTTCGACGACTCGATAGAAGCTGTCGTAGCTCATGAGTTGGACCTATGATATCGATCCCAAAACCAACCCGGAGATCACCCCATTCCCTTCTCTACTAGTCTGTTCTACCTAAGGATGCTGCAACTATCATCGTGCTCAAGGAAAGACATGGAGCATGACAAAGCTCAAGGGACTACGCTCGGGATTCGGAGATAGCAATTTAATGACCCGGGCCGCGTTCCGTGCTTGCATCCGAAAGAACAGGGCGCCAAAGGTCCGGCCTGCCGGGGTCGACCGCTCCGATCATGAATATCGACTAACAGAGTATCTACTTCCTATCTGTTGATCGACCTTGTAGCTCCACCGTGTGGCTCAGATAGATCCAACGGACCGGGAAATCGCCCAGTACGGACGAAAGAATTGGCCGAAGGTTGCCGAACTGATCGTTGAGTGCTAAGGGATGAATTTCTTTTCAAGACGACAAGAACACCAAAATATAGGCGTAGAATTAGTATCACTGATAGGATGAAATACGGTCTTCTTCCGCCTGCTGTTCGAATGCGATAAGATGCAATGTAGAAGCATCATATAAAGCCCCCTTGATTTCTTCCATCTTACACATATTCACCCCCAGTTTCATCGTTCAAATACAAAAAATGTCCGAAGATCGTCCCAAGATATCAACAGCTCCTGAAGCCCACGAGACGCCAGTCGTGACCGGGCAACACTCGAGCAAGCGACAATGGAGACCTTACTTGGTCGATGTAGTCAGTATACGAACATTGCCTGATTGTCCAACATGTTCATCCGGACTTACAATAGATATAGATGTTGAACATTGGCCTTGGAAGCATGTCCTTTGGCTATTCTTCTGGTGTAATTGGTCCAACAATTGGTAAAGTATCATGGCCACCCCGTCCGACCCAAACTAACGCAAGTCGCAGCCCAACCGTCTTTCGTTGAATATTTCGATCTTGCCACCAGATCAGATTCCACCAGCCTCATCTCGTGCATGAATGTGAGATCCCTGATCCTCAGTGTTGGGGGCCGTACTGACATTAAGGTTCCAGTCGCTTTTTTTCGCTGGTGCGGCCATCTTCATATTGACGGTCCCAATTTTCGCAGACAGATGGGGCAGGCGAGCTGCCGTAGCAGTGGTAAGTATCGTGCAAAATTTCGTGGACGAAAAGCTTTCTGACTACTCTGTTCATTCAGTCAGCTGCAATTATTGTCATATCTGGGGCCGTAATGGCAGGATCTGTCAATGTTGGCCAATTTATAGTCTTCCGCTTTGTATCTGGGGCCGGGTAAGTCACCACCACCCTGCCACTGGAGGCCTCAACTGACACATGCTAGAACATATATGATGATCTCGGCAGTAACACTCTGGATGACGGAGATCGCGCCTCCTGCAGTCCGGGGAGTGTTTGTTTCCCTTGTAGGAGCCAGCTTACTGTTTGGTTACTCCGCCTCTGCCTGGGTAGGCTACGGCTTCTATCATTTGGACAGCCCCCACGCCTGGAGAGCCCCTTTCGGTGAGACAGATGCAGTCTGTAATATTGGCCTACGCTAATGATTAAACAGCTTTTCAAGGACTGCCTGCTCTCGTCTTACTTGCACTTCTTTACTGGCTACCAGAATCTCCCCGTTGGCTTATGCTAAAAGGCCGCTATGAGGAAGCCAGGAACAATCTTTTGAAACTCCACACTCCAGAAGAAGCGGGTGTCGAGTTCACCCAAATCCGCTTACAGGTTGAAGTCGACAAAAATCTCGAAGATTCGTATTGGGCAATGTTTGCAAACAGAAATTACAGGAAACGGACTCTGATCGGAATGGGGACCTTTGCCAGTATTCAGACGTCCGCCATCTTGGTGATCAATAGTGAGTTTTACAGAATTAATAGTGTATACGGGCATCTGCTAACCCCTAGTAACAGACTACGGCCCTATGGTCAGCGTCATCATCTTGGAAACCACCATGTCTGCTTGGCTAACATCGCTTTAGATTTATGGCACGCTTGGCTTCGACAACAAGACGCAACTCTTATATGCAGCAGCCTGGCTCACTCTCGGCTGGGGTGGTGGGTGCCTCGCTCTCCTTGTGGTCGATAAGATACCGCGGCCGAAATTCATCGGTTACGGTCTCCTCGGGTGCCAGGCATGCCTCATCATCGAGGCGGCATTGGTCGCTAACTTCGTGGGTACCAACAACATGACTGCTCTCAGGGCTGCAGTTGCGATCCTAttcatcttcgtcttcattTACGAGTTTGCATTGGATAGCGCCCAATTTGTCTATCTGGGTGAATTATTCCCAACCCACATACGGGCCAAGGGGGTGTCACTGGGTTGCGGAACACTTGCATTGATGAATGTCATATGGTTGTCTGTTGCACCAACCGCTTTCAAGTAGGTCCTGCACTTCATTCGTACGACTGGTTCAAGCGCATGGCTAAACATCACAGTGATATTGGGTGGAAATTCTATTTGTGCTTTATTATTCCGGGATGCTTTTGTGCCTTTGGGATTCTGTACTTTTTCCCAGATACTCTCGGTCTGCCACTGGAGGAGATAGATGCGATTTTTACGGTACGTTCCTCTTGGATGGACTACCCTTTCAATGATCATTGGACCGCTAACAACCATAGGATAAGGAAACGATCCTTAGTATCCCGAATGGCGAGGTAGACATGGTCCATACAGGTGAACTCACTGATTTCAAAGAGGTCTAAACTCGCAGCACATATTAGGGAGGTGTCAAAGTGTTGGTTACGGAAACAgaatatttaattaaaacACGTCTCTTCTAACTTGTTAACCGGGTGTTATTATGCCTCGTGATTAAAGAGTTTTATTAAAATCTTTCTACCGAAGCCTCGTCACTCTACCTCCTCTCAACTTCTGGCTTACGTGCCCTGCTAATTGTTCTGGTCTGGCACTCGCGGCACCGCTGCAGCTCCGGCTGCGGCTGCCAATACCCTCGTACTCTTTTTACTGTCCCAGCCGCCTGGCTCTTTATAGACACGAAACGCTTCAGTCGCTCCAGCAAGTAAACTCGCGGCGGCAGCCCTCTGTATCCGACTTGGCGTTTGACTCTGGTTGGCTCTGCTTGAATGATCCTCTCTGTGGCCTGGCC is from Fusarium keratoplasticum isolate Fu6.1 chromosome 11, whole genome shotgun sequence and encodes:
- a CDS encoding MFS domain-containing protein, whose product is MSEDRPKISTAPEAHETPVVTGQHSSKRQWRPYLVDVMLNIGLGSMSFGYSSGVIGPTIAQPSFVEYFDLATRSDSTSLISCMNSLFFAGAAIFILTVPIFADRWGRRAAVAVSAAIIVISGAVMAGSVNVGQFIVFRFVSGAGTYMMISAVTLWMTEIAPPAVRGVFVSLVGASLLFGYSASAWVGYGFYHLDSPHAWRAPFAFQGLPALVLLALLYWLPESPRWLMLKGRYEEARNNLLKLHTPEEAGVEFTQIRLQVEVDKNLEDSYWAMFANRNYRKRTLIGMGTFASIQTSAILVINNYGPMIYGTLGFDNKTQLLYAAAWLTLGWGGGCLALLVVDKIPRPKFIGYGLLGCQACLIIEAALVANFVGTNNMTALRAAVAILFIFVFIYEFALDSAQFVYLGELFPTHIRAKGVSLGCGTLALMNVIWLSVAPTAFNDIGWKFYLCFIIPGCFCAFGILYFFPDTLGLPLEEIDAIFTDKETILSIPNGEVDMVHTGELTDFKEV